In one window of Aceticella autotrophica DNA:
- a CDS encoding type I restriction endonuclease subunit R: MKLDEEHYVENKFLSQLQRLGWKIYRQNKDNPEEAIEILSFNSSLEPLYRESIKFRESFRDVILENILKESLMKTNPWIEEDQINEVIRKITTPLSNSLLEANKEIHDLFLENTSVSENRKTGEKSPTVRLIDFKNIDNNSFIAISQFKVNITGTEKHIIPDIVLFVNGMPLIVVECKSPAIADPISEAILQLMRYSNRRGAIEGNERLFWYNIFNVATSIQVAKYGTITSEYEHFVEWKDPYPYSLSEIGEGNITSQQVLVQGMLSKENLLDILHTYTIFKEDSKGKVVKIVARYQQFRAAKKIIKSLKEGKTPEDRGGIIWHTQGSGKSLTMMFVVRELYHNPELGNYKVVFVTDRKDLEKQLNDTSKSVGFTVRVAGSIHELKEILKTNTPELIMGMVHKFQERELESNFPILNESEKILVMIDEAHRTQYKYLGANLRKSLPNATKIAFTGTPIDKTEMTFGDYIDKYSIRQSVEDGVTVSIVYEGRVHSAELSDEEAANAKFEDVFKDADEDVKRMIMGRFTWRGYLEAEEVIRDKAKDMIEHYITHVFPNGFKAQVVAVSRLAAIKYKEALEKALKEKIDELMKKNSKIDLETLKRLEVGVVISGALNDPPEYKPYIDVNEHERIIKSFRLPFNKEGNVGILVVQSMLITGFDAPIEQVMYLDNVIKGHNLLQAIARVNRAYNNKSCGFVVDYVGVLKHLREALSIYADEDIEEISEVVINKAKSVDALRFYHNSIEEFFNKNGIKNWRQNIEECIDILVDEKVRNEFIDIVRKFNRAMDEVLPDPEGLKYLADLKIISFIKESARNRYRDSKLSVKDASNKVREIIEEYLISKGVDPKIPPTPLLENKFIDNLNKKSSKVKVKELEIAIDEYIDEHFDEDPELYERFSERLKKLLEGYKEKWDELYIELNKMREELKKGRANEDTFGFDPKKEMPFFGILKDKIFGKKSINDLSDKDIDFLVDLTKDVVELIKREMQTVDFWDNPTKQKLLKSYIFSHLLEKISSAASQSNIENIKEDEEVYITSNLDPDIIYSKRNEIAQKLLEVAYHNYRK, translated from the coding sequence ATGAAATTGGATGAGGAGCATTATGTTGAAAATAAATTTCTCTCACAGCTTCAAAGACTTGGTTGGAAAATCTACAGACAGAATAAAGATAATCCAGAAGAAGCTATAGAAATATTGTCTTTTAACTCTTCTTTAGAGCCTTTATATAGAGAAAGCATTAAATTTAGAGAAAGCTTTAGAGATGTAATTCTTGAAAATATTTTGAAAGAATCTTTAATGAAAACAAATCCATGGATAGAAGAAGACCAGATAAATGAAGTAATAAGAAAGATTACAACTCCTCTTTCTAATTCTTTATTAGAGGCAAATAAGGAAATTCATGACTTATTTTTAGAAAATACCTCTGTATCAGAAAACAGAAAAACTGGTGAAAAAAGTCCAACGGTTAGATTGATTGACTTTAAAAATATAGATAATAATTCCTTTATTGCAATATCCCAATTTAAAGTAAATATAACAGGAACTGAAAAGCACATTATTCCTGATATAGTCCTTTTTGTAAATGGTATGCCTCTTATTGTAGTTGAGTGCAAATCACCAGCTATTGCTGACCCGATTTCTGAAGCTATACTCCAGCTTATGCGCTACAGCAACAGACGTGGAGCAATTGAAGGTAATGAAAGACTTTTCTGGTACAATATTTTTAATGTTGCCACATCAATTCAGGTTGCGAAGTATGGAACAATAACATCAGAGTATGAGCATTTTGTTGAGTGGAAAGACCCTTATCCTTATTCATTGTCAGAAATAGGAGAAGGAAATATTACAAGCCAGCAGGTTTTAGTACAGGGTATGCTATCAAAAGAAAACCTACTTGACATACTTCATACATATACCATTTTTAAGGAAGATTCAAAAGGTAAAGTTGTTAAAATTGTTGCAAGATACCAGCAATTTAGAGCTGCAAAGAAGATAATAAAAAGTTTGAAAGAAGGTAAAACGCCAGAAGATAGAGGAGGCATAATTTGGCATACTCAGGGTTCTGGTAAATCTTTGACAATGATGTTTGTTGTGAGGGAATTATATCATAATCCTGAACTTGGAAATTACAAAGTTGTTTTTGTTACAGACAGAAAAGACCTTGAAAAGCAATTAAATGATACATCTAAAAGTGTAGGATTTACCGTTAGAGTAGCAGGGAGTATACATGAACTAAAAGAAATTTTAAAAACCAACACTCCCGAGCTTATAATGGGAATGGTACACAAATTTCAAGAAAGAGAGCTTGAAAGTAATTTTCCCATTCTTAATGAATCCGAAAAAATTTTAGTAATGATAGATGAAGCCCATAGGACTCAATATAAATATTTAGGCGCAAATTTAAGAAAATCCCTGCCAAATGCTACAAAGATTGCTTTTACAGGTACGCCAATAGATAAAACTGAAATGACTTTTGGAGATTATATAGATAAGTACAGTATAAGACAATCTGTAGAAGATGGTGTAACTGTAAGTATAGTTTATGAAGGGCGAGTACACAGTGCAGAACTATCAGATGAAGAGGCAGCAAATGCAAAATTTGAAGATGTTTTTAAAGATGCAGATGAAGATGTAAAAAGAATGATAATGGGAAGATTTACATGGAGAGGATACCTTGAAGCTGAAGAGGTAATACGTGATAAAGCAAAGGATATGATAGAACATTATATCACTCATGTATTTCCGAATGGATTTAAGGCACAGGTTGTAGCAGTTTCACGTCTTGCAGCGATAAAATATAAAGAAGCTCTTGAAAAAGCTCTTAAAGAAAAAATAGATGAGCTAATGAAGAAAAATTCAAAAATTGATTTAGAAACATTAAAAAGATTAGAAGTAGGTGTTGTTATATCAGGGGCTTTAAATGACCCGCCTGAATACAAACCATATATTGATGTAAATGAACATGAGAGAATAATTAAAAGTTTTAGGCTGCCTTTTAACAAAGAGGGAAATGTAGGAATATTAGTTGTTCAAAGTATGTTGATAACCGGTTTTGATGCTCCAATAGAACAGGTTATGTATCTTGATAATGTGATTAAAGGGCATAATTTGCTGCAGGCTATAGCAAGGGTTAATAGGGCTTACAATAATAAATCCTGCGGTTTTGTGGTTGATTATGTTGGAGTTTTAAAACATTTAAGAGAAGCACTTTCCATATATGCTGATGAGGACATAGAAGAAATATCTGAGGTTGTGATAAATAAAGCAAAAAGTGTAGATGCTCTTAGGTTTTATCACAATTCAATAGAAGAGTTTTTTAATAAAAATGGTATAAAAAATTGGCGTCAGAATATTGAAGAATGTATTGATATTTTAGTTGATGAGAAAGTTAGAAATGAGTTTATAGATATTGTCCGAAAGTTCAATCGGGCTATGGATGAAGTTTTGCCAGACCCTGAGGGCTTAAAATATCTTGCTGATTTAAAAATAATTTCTTTTATAAAAGAGTCTGCAAGAAATAGGTATAGAGACAGCAAATTAAGCGTAAAAGACGCAAGCAATAAAGTAAGAGAAATAATTGAAGAGTATTTGATATCAAAAGGAGTAGACCCTAAAATACCACCCACACCATTGCTTGAGAATAAATTTATTGATAATCTTAATAAAAAATCAAGTAAGGTAAAAGTTAAAGAATTAGAGATTGCAATTGATGAATATATTGATGAACATTTTGATGAAGACCCGGAATTATATGAAAGGTTTTCTGAAAGGTTGAAAAAACTTCTTGAAGGATATAAAGAAAAATGGGATGAACTATATATAGAACTAAACAAAATGAGAGAAGAATTAAAGAAAGGAAGAGCAAATGAGGATACTTTTGGCTTTGACCCTAAAAAAGAAATGCCGTTTTTTGGCATATTAAAGGATAAAATATTTGGCAAAAAATCAATCAATGACCTGTCAGACAAAGATATAGATTTTCTTGTTGATTTAACAAAAGATGTAGTAGAGTTAATTAAAAGAGAAATGCAAACAGTTGATTTTTGGGATAATCCAACCAAGCAAAAACTACTCAAGAGTTATATATTTTCACATTTACTTGAAAAAATTTCTTCTGCTGCATCGCAAAGTAATATTGAAAATATTAAGGAAGATGAAGAAGTATATATTACAAGCAATTTAGACCCAGATATTATATACAGCAAAAGAAACGAAATAGCACAAAAATTGTTGGAAGTTGCTTATCATAATTATAGGAAGTGA
- a CDS encoding M48 family metallopeptidase yields the protein MEDIKIEKIMRSKRKTIALQITDNATLIVRAPFGIDEKRIWEVIQKHSNWIEKKKKEIKARDPKVLKKEFVNGEGFLYLGRYYKLHIVENQDVPLKFDNGFYLSRDFLDKAKEVFIDWYKKAAYEKISDRVKWYAQKSNLKYSKINITNAQKRWGSCSSNGNLNFSLRLIMAPISVIDYVVVHELAHLKEKNHGKNFWIKVRMLMPDYKKQEDWLKKNGYLLNCPSS from the coding sequence ATGGAAGACATAAAGATTGAGAAAATAATGCGTTCAAAAAGAAAGACAATAGCACTGCAGATTACAGATAATGCTACGTTAATAGTCAGAGCACCTTTTGGTATAGACGAAAAGAGAATTTGGGAGGTTATTCAAAAACATTCAAATTGGATTGAGAAGAAAAAGAAGGAGATAAAGGCAAGAGATCCTAAAGTTTTAAAAAAGGAATTTGTTAATGGGGAAGGTTTTTTATATCTTGGAAGGTATTATAAATTGCACATAGTGGAGAATCAAGATGTTCCTCTTAAGTTTGACAATGGTTTTTATCTTTCAAGGGATTTTTTAGATAAAGCAAAAGAGGTTTTTATTGATTGGTACAAAAAAGCCGCATATGAGAAAATATCTGACAGGGTCAAGTGGTATGCGCAAAAAAGCAATTTAAAATATAGTAAAATTAATATCACAAATGCACAAAAAAGGTGGGGTTCTTGTTCTTCAAATGGAAACTTAAACTTTTCCTTGAGACTTATAATGGCTCCGATTTCAGTAATAGACTATGTTGTTGTGCATGAGCTTGCACACCTTAAAGAGAAAAATCACGGTAAGAATTTCTGGATAAAAGTAAGGATGCTAATGCCGGATTATAAAAAGCAGGAAGACTGGCTTAAGAAGAATGGGTATTTATTGAATTGCCCTTCCTCTTAA
- a CDS encoding AMP-binding protein, giving the protein MIDMTIGHYLDYIASKYPEHEALVVSGKVKFSYKDLRNITNRFAKGLLKIGINKGDHVAIWATNIPEWIIALFATAKIGAPLVPMNTQYIEREVEYILKQSDAKAVILMDGFKDINYVETIYKLIPELKKNQDKKFHSDRLPYLKSVINIGRNIYPGMYNFEEIMGMGSVINDNELYKIQDSLNSQEVIDMQYTSGTTGFPKGVMLTHYGVLNNGDAIASRMKFTIKDKLCITVPLFHCFGYTLAVMACLSKASTMVLVDHFNPLVVMDVLDREKCTAVHGVPTMFISMLNHPDFEKYDFSNLRTGIMAGSVCPVNIMKAVVDKMNMREITSVYGLTEASPGITQTSVDDPLEDRVSTVGYVLPEIKMKVVNPDTGEEVPNGVYGEIMAKGYNIMKGYYKMEDETRKAIEADGWLHTGDLGMIDKKGYLRITGRLKDIIIRGGENISPSEIEEYLYHHPDVKDVQVVGVPDEKYGEEIMAYIIPKEGSMIKEDDILAFARQGLARFKVPRYIRIIDKFPTTASGKIQKYKLREIART; this is encoded by the coding sequence ATGATTGATATGACGATAGGGCATTACCTTGATTACATAGCCTCAAAATATCCCGAACATGAGGCGCTTGTTGTCTCAGGAAAAGTTAAGTTTTCCTATAAAGATTTAAGAAATATTACAAACAGATTTGCAAAGGGGCTCTTAAAAATCGGCATAAATAAGGGCGACCATGTAGCGATATGGGCTACAAACATACCGGAGTGGATCATTGCCCTTTTTGCAACAGCTAAAATAGGTGCGCCCTTAGTTCCGATGAATACACAATATATAGAGCGAGAAGTTGAGTATATTCTCAAGCAATCGGATGCTAAGGCAGTAATATTAATGGATGGATTTAAGGATATAAATTATGTTGAAACTATTTATAAATTAATACCGGAATTAAAGAAAAATCAAGATAAAAAATTCCATTCAGATCGACTTCCATACTTAAAATCGGTAATTAATATAGGTAGAAATATTTATCCCGGAATGTACAATTTTGAAGAAATAATGGGGATGGGCAGCGTTATAAATGATAATGAATTGTATAAGATACAGGATTCCTTAAATTCTCAAGAAGTTATTGATATGCAGTATACGTCAGGTACCACAGGTTTCCCTAAGGGGGTAATGCTGACACATTACGGTGTCCTTAATAATGGTGACGCAATAGCTTCAAGGATGAAATTTACTATCAAGGATAAATTATGTATAACGGTTCCTCTTTTTCATTGCTTTGGTTACACCCTTGCAGTTATGGCTTGCCTTTCTAAAGCCTCCACAATGGTTTTAGTAGACCATTTTAATCCTCTTGTTGTTATGGATGTTCTTGATAGGGAAAAGTGTACGGCAGTACATGGGGTTCCGACAATGTTTATTTCGATGCTTAACCATCCTGATTTTGAAAAATATGATTTTTCGAATTTGCGAACAGGAATAATGGCAGGTTCTGTATGCCCGGTAAATATAATGAAAGCAGTTGTTGATAAGATGAATATGAGGGAAATAACTAGTGTATACGGACTTACAGAAGCATCCCCCGGAATAACCCAGACAAGTGTTGATGACCCTCTTGAAGACAGGGTTTCTACCGTTGGATATGTACTTCCCGAGATAAAGATGAAGGTGGTAAATCCTGATACAGGTGAAGAGGTTCCAAATGGAGTATATGGTGAGATAATGGCTAAAGGGTACAATATAATGAAAGGCTATTATAAAATGGAGGATGAAACACGAAAAGCCATTGAAGCTGATGGTTGGCTGCACACAGGTGACCTTGGCATGATCGATAAGAAGGGGTATTTAAGGATTACCGGAAGACTCAAGGACATAATTATAAGAGGTGGAGAAAATATCTCTCCAAGCGAGATTGAAGAATATTTGTACCATCATCCTGATGTAAAAGATGTTCAAGTCGTAGGTGTTCCTGACGAGAAATATGGTGAGGAGATAATGGCGTACATAATTCCAAAAGAAGGTTCTATGATAAAAGAGGATGATATCTTAGCATTTGCGAGACAGGGGCTTGCCCGTTTCAAAGTTCCGAGATATATACGTATAATAGATAAATTTCCTACAACTGCCAGTGGAAAGATACAAAAATATAAGCTGAGAGAAATAGCAAGAACTTAA
- a CDS encoding N-acetylmuramoyl-L-alanine amidase family protein → MLIAIDPGHGGKDPGAVGAHLLEKDINLNISLKLREILVQRNIDVIMTRDKDVTLELQPRCDIANNSKADYFISIHANSFKDSDAKGTETYAFSKNSIGNKLADHVQKAIVSTLNTVDRGVKYADFYVLRYTDMPAILIETAFITNKDDENLLITKPDLFALAISNGIMNFLSITDANWAQQDLIKLKELGIIVDYHDPEVCVKWGELAAVINRVLEVFKK, encoded by the coding sequence ATGCTTATAGCAATTGATCCAGGTCATGGAGGAAAAGACCCCGGAGCAGTCGGAGCACATTTGCTTGAAAAAGATATAAATCTTAATATATCTTTAAAATTAAGAGAAATTCTTGTTCAGAGAAATATTGATGTTATTATGACAAGGGATAAGGATGTGACGCTTGAGTTGCAACCAAGATGTGATATAGCTAATAACAGTAAGGCTGATTATTTTATTTCAATTCATGCAAACAGTTTTAAGGATTCAGATGCAAAAGGAACAGAAACCTATGCCTTCTCAAAAAATTCTATAGGGAATAAACTCGCTGATCATGTTCAAAAAGCAATAGTATCAACATTAAATACCGTAGATAGAGGTGTTAAGTATGCAGATTTTTATGTTCTGCGTTATACGGATATGCCGGCTATATTGATTGAAACAGCTTTTATAACAAATAAAGATGATGAGAATCTATTAATAACTAAGCCTGATTTATTTGCATTGGCAATATCAAACGGAATTATGAATTTTCTAAGTATTACTGATGCTAATTGGGCACAGCAAGACCTTATTAAGTTAAAAGAGCTTGGAATAATAGTTGATTATCATGACCCAGAGGTATGCGTAAAATGGGGTGAATTAGCTGCTGTAATAAATAGGGTATTGGAGGTGTTTAAGAAATGA
- a CDS encoding phage holin has product MRELIMTILTAGVQLMIMAALVYGINFLDKKIGKDMRQKYFELAKVFVMAVEQEFGPGNGADKKAEVMNLLKRLTGNKLTDEELSKLIEAAVFEMNYMLKLKNIQ; this is encoded by the coding sequence ATGAGGGAACTTATTATGACAATTCTTACCGCTGGTGTTCAGCTGATGATAATGGCTGCACTCGTATATGGAATAAATTTTCTTGATAAAAAGATTGGAAAAGATATGAGACAGAAGTATTTTGAATTGGCAAAAGTATTTGTTATGGCTGTAGAACAGGAATTTGGACCTGGTAATGGTGCTGATAAGAAAGCGGAAGTCATGAATCTTTTAAAAAGGTTAACAGGTAATAAGCTTACTGATGAAGAGCTGAGCAAATTGATAGAAGCGGCTGTATTTGAGATGAATTACATGCTTAAATTAAAAAATATTCAATAG
- a CDS encoding NAD(P)/FAD-dependent oxidoreductase, producing the protein MKDLLEKGAIIQRDGETYAIAPHTPGGLVTPEILRKVADIAEKYGAKAIKLTSAERIALVGLQEKDLDNIWKELDMKPGHAIGICVRSIKFCPGTTFCKRGKQDSVSLGLELDKLYHGMDMPGKMKIGVSGCINSCAESTIKDIGLIGKANGWTLLVGGCATGAHTRIADVLAENLTTEEAKALIAKVIEYYKANAKSKRLSRYIEEIGIEEFKKAVLK; encoded by the coding sequence ATGAAGGATCTATTAGAAAAAGGGGCAATTATCCAAAGAGACGGAGAAACTTATGCAATTGCGCCACATACACCCGGTGGTTTAGTAACACCTGAAATTCTAAGGAAAGTTGCTGATATTGCTGAAAAATACGGCGCTAAGGCAATTAAATTAACCTCTGCCGAAAGAATTGCTTTAGTAGGTTTGCAAGAAAAGGATTTAGATAATATATGGAAAGAATTGGACATGAAACCCGGACATGCTATCGGTATTTGTGTTCGCAGCATTAAGTTTTGTCCCGGAACCACTTTTTGTAAAAGAGGCAAACAGGATTCCGTCAGTTTAGGTTTGGAACTTGACAAGCTTTATCACGGAATGGATATGCCGGGCAAAATGAAAATAGGTGTAAGCGGATGCATTAATTCTTGTGCAGAAAGTACTATTAAAGACATCGGACTAATTGGTAAAGCTAACGGATGGACTCTTTTGGTTGGAGGATGTGCTACCGGAGCTCATACGAGAATTGCTGATGTATTGGCAGAAAACCTAACTACCGAAGAAGCTAAAGCTTTAATTGCTAAGGTTATTGAATATTATAAAGCAAATGCAAAATCCAAACGTCTAAGCCGTTACATAGAAGAAATAGGAATTGAAGAATTTAAAAAAGCAGTACTTAAATAA